Proteins from a genomic interval of Nostoc sp. TCL240-02:
- a CDS encoding NuoF family protein: protein MDLPELIEISQKERALEKPVQIRCCVAAGCLSANSQAVKQLLEEGVIAENLAETVEVRGVGCMRLCCKGPLVQVRKNTEPESLDTLYEKVTLSDASSIITALNGGETTVQQGDLTHPFFTSQMPIVLENSGKIDPERIQSYIATKGYQALYHVLREMTPNKVVDAITRSGLRGRGGAGYPTGLKWATVAKAKSSEQSDRKFVICNADEGDPGAFMDRSVLESDPHRVLEGMAIAAYSVGANQGYIYIRAEYPIAINRLQTAIRQAQRLGILGTQIFNSRFDFKIDIRIGAGAYVCGEETALMASIEGKRGTPHPRPPYPAESGLWGHPTLINNVETYANIAPIIRKGADWFASIGTEKSKGTKVFALAGKIRNTGLIEVPMGTSLKQIVETMGGGVPDGGVVKAVQTGGPSGGCIPATAFDSPVDYESLTRLGSMMGSGGMIVMDETTNMVDVARFFMEFCMDESCGKCIPCRVGTVQLYRLLTKMSEGKASLADLELLEELCDMVKHTSLCGLGQSAPNSVFSTLRYFRDEYLALIDKPIS, encoded by the coding sequence ATGGATCTACCTGAATTAATTGAAATTTCCCAAAAAGAACGTGCTTTAGAGAAACCTGTGCAAATTCGTTGTTGTGTTGCAGCTGGTTGTCTATCTGCCAATTCACAAGCCGTCAAACAGCTTTTGGAAGAGGGTGTCATAGCAGAAAATTTGGCAGAAACAGTAGAAGTTCGTGGCGTTGGTTGTATGCGTTTGTGCTGTAAAGGCCCATTAGTACAGGTTAGGAAAAACACCGAACCAGAAAGTCTAGATACGCTTTATGAGAAAGTTACACTTAGTGATGCCTCCTCAATTATCACTGCTCTCAATGGAGGAGAAACAACAGTTCAACAAGGTGATTTAACTCATCCATTTTTTACGTCTCAGATGCCGATTGTTTTAGAAAACAGTGGCAAAATCGACCCAGAACGGATTCAATCTTATATTGCCACCAAAGGTTATCAAGCGCTTTACCATGTCTTACGGGAGATGACACCCAACAAAGTAGTAGATGCGATTACCCGCAGTGGTTTACGGGGACGTGGTGGTGCTGGTTATCCTACAGGTTTAAAATGGGCAACAGTTGCCAAAGCAAAAAGTAGCGAACAAAGCGATCGCAAATTCGTAATTTGTAACGCCGATGAGGGAGATCCGGGGGCATTTATGGATCGTAGCGTCTTAGAAAGTGATCCTCATCGCGTTTTGGAAGGAATGGCGATCGCAGCATATTCTGTAGGCGCAAATCAAGGCTATATCTACATTCGGGCAGAATATCCCATTGCTATCAATCGTCTGCAAACTGCCATTCGTCAAGCCCAACGCCTTGGCATCTTGGGCACTCAAATTTTCAACTCTCGATTTGATTTTAAAATTGATATTCGTATCGGTGCTGGGGCTTATGTTTGTGGTGAAGAAACTGCTTTAATGGCTTCTATTGAAGGTAAACGCGGCACTCCTCATCCCCGTCCGCCCTACCCTGCTGAGTCTGGTTTATGGGGTCATCCTACTTTAATTAATAACGTTGAAACCTACGCTAATATTGCACCCATTATTCGCAAAGGTGCTGACTGGTTCGCCAGCATTGGCACCGAAAAGAGTAAAGGCACAAAGGTTTTTGCATTGGCAGGCAAAATCCGTAACACAGGTTTGATAGAAGTACCGATGGGAACTTCATTAAAGCAGATTGTGGAAACAATGGGCGGTGGCGTACCAGATGGTGGTGTGGTAAAAGCAGTACAAACTGGTGGCCCTTCCGGGGGGTGTATTCCAGCAACAGCTTTTGATAGTCCGGTAGATTATGAATCACTCACTCGATTGGGTTCGATGATGGGTTCCGGCGGCATGATTGTCATGGATGAAACTACCAATATGGTGGATGTCGCCCGCTTTTTCATGGAATTTTGTATGGATGAATCGTGTGGTAAGTGCATTCCTTGTCGGGTGGGAACGGTGCAGTTGTATCGGTTATTAACAAAGATGAGTGAAGGTAAAGCATCTCTTGCTGATTTGGAATTGTTGGAAGAACTATGCGACATGGTGAAGCATACTAGTTTGTGTGGTCTTGGTCAGTCTGCACCCAATTCGGTATTTAGTACCTTACGTTATTTCCGTGATGAGTATTTGGCTTTGATCGACAAACCCATTAGTTAA
- the hoxE gene encoding bidirectional hydrogenase complex protein HoxE → MNSISGVKSNNITKISSLTHGDKRFKMLEATIKRYQYEQNALIEILHKAQELFGYLENDILIYIAHSLKLPPSRVYGVATFYHLFSLAPSGVHTCVVCTGTACYVKGALAILANVEKSTHIHAGETSADGQISLLTARCLGACGIAPAVVFDGTVLGNQTAESVLKRIKGWLQDGST, encoded by the coding sequence ATGAATTCAATATCTGGTGTTAAAAGTAACAACATAACAAAGATATCTTCTCTAACTCACGGTGATAAGCGCTTTAAAATGCTGGAAGCAACTATCAAACGCTACCAGTATGAACAGAATGCACTCATTGAAATATTGCATAAAGCGCAGGAACTTTTTGGCTATTTAGAAAACGATATATTAATTTACATTGCTCATAGTCTCAAACTGCCACCTAGTCGAGTTTATGGTGTTGCCACGTTCTACCATTTGTTTTCACTTGCACCTAGTGGCGTGCATACCTGTGTGGTGTGTACGGGTACAGCTTGTTACGTCAAAGGCGCTCTAGCTATCCTGGCAAACGTAGAAAAGTCTACTCACATTCACGCTGGTGAAACCTCAGCAGATGGTCAAATTTCACTGTTAACAGCAAGATGTCTGGGTGCTTGTGGAATTGCGCCTGCTGTAGTTTTTGATGGTACTGTTTTAGGCAATCAAACTGCTGAATCAGTCCTTAAGCGCATCAAAGGATGGTTGCAAGATGGATCTACCTGA
- a CDS encoding ATP-dependent 6-phosphofructokinase: MQKRLGILTSGGDCPGLNAVIRAVVSHATLTYNWQIVGIPYATRGLLERKAIPLRIHGLDLRGIDPLLNMGGTILGSINKGDTLAHIDEIVAGYHALELDALIGIGGDGSLAILNQLQSQGNWQFIAIPKTIDNDVGKTERVVGFDTAVNTIVDALNRLTFTAASHDRVMIVEVMGRKAGHLALHSGIAGGADVILIPEIPYTIKGVCEHLAELRDRWGRRFAIIVVAEGAQIAADSSSPPSCEKPSCGMGQYIADELRCCSNHQIDIRVSVLGHIQRGGIPSALDRLLATAFGKAAVDLLADGQSAQMVAWQNGQVVAVPLEAVLACSPCFVDANNFLVQTARSLSTYMGDVSPTITTI, encoded by the coding sequence ATGCAAAAACGACTTGGCATTCTTACCAGTGGTGGCGACTGTCCCGGACTTAATGCTGTGATTCGGGCAGTTGTTAGCCACGCCACCCTCACTTATAACTGGCAGATAGTGGGTATTCCTTATGCAACTAGAGGGCTTTTAGAGAGAAAGGCAATTCCTCTGAGGATACATGGTCTAGACCTACGTGGGATTGACCCCTTGCTGAATATGGGAGGTACAATTTTGGGTAGCATCAACAAAGGTGATACTTTAGCTCATATTGACGAGATTGTTGCAGGCTATCATGCTTTAGAACTAGATGCCTTAATTGGTATTGGTGGAGATGGCAGTTTAGCAATTCTCAACCAACTACAAAGCCAGGGAAACTGGCAGTTTATCGCCATTCCGAAAACAATTGATAATGATGTCGGCAAGACAGAAAGAGTAGTTGGGTTTGATACGGCGGTTAATACGATTGTTGATGCTTTGAATCGTTTGACATTTACAGCGGCCAGCCACGATCGCGTCATGATTGTTGAAGTTATGGGACGCAAAGCAGGTCACTTAGCACTACACTCCGGCATTGCAGGTGGTGCAGATGTGATTTTGATTCCCGAAATTCCCTATACAATAAAAGGTGTGTGCGAACATTTAGCAGAATTACGCGATCGCTGGGGACGTAGATTTGCAATTATCGTTGTGGCAGAAGGCGCTCAAATAGCAGCCGATTCATCTAGCCCTCCATCCTGCGAAAAGCCATCCTGTGGTATGGGTCAATATATTGCCGATGAACTTCGCTGTTGCAGTAACCATCAAATTGACATTCGGGTTTCCGTTTTAGGACACATCCAGCGAGGTGGTATTCCCTCAGCTTTAGACCGTTTGTTAGCAACCGCTTTTGGCAAAGCTGCGGTAGATTTATTAGCTGATGGACAATCTGCACAGATGGTAGCTTGGCAAAATGGACAAGTTGTAGCAGTTCCTTTAGAAGCAGTCTTGGCTTGTAGTCCATGTTTTGTAGATGCCAATAATTTCTTAGTGCAAACTGCGCGATCGCTCAGTACCTATATGGGAGATGTTTCTCCGACAATAACCACAATTTAA